The genomic DNA accccagagctggaccagcactgcagggggggtctcaccagagtggggCAGAAgtgcagaatcacctccctgacctgctgcccacgctccttgtgatgcagcccaggataccattggcttctgggctgcaagcgcatgTTGCTCacgttgagcttctcatcaaccaacaccctcaagtccttctcctcagacctgctctcaatccattctccacccagcctttatttgtgcttgggattgctcTGACgcatgtgcaggaccttgcacttggccttctGCTCCCAGTACAACCATCACCAACGCCAGGCCAGGTCAGCAAACATCGGTTCTTAAGAGCAAGATACCACTTCTTATATATTTGCATCCAGTTGTTTActcttcagcttctcttttgGACAGTACACAAGCTCACCAGGGCAGGAACAAATTCACAGGAGAAGAGTCCTCAGACTCGGCAAGGGCAGTGGAAAATGATTGTATGTGTTTAAGCCATTATGCCACAACATGCCAGACGATTTCTAGGTGAAGGTGGGAACAGAGGCAAATCTACCCAGGTTACATGGACTGTGCCAACCAAGCAACCCTCTCCTGAAGCAACAAGTCAGTGTTtgcataaagagaaaaaaacaccagcGAAAACCTCAGCTTTGACCTGCACCTCACCCCTTCACAGTGAGCTCTCCCCAGCCAAAACATGACCCCTCATGCacgccctccccagcccctcatGCCTCTCTACCTCCCACTCTGGATAGCCGTGAGGCTTCAGAGGCTCCTTGTGTGTCCCTGGCTGCACGATCAGGCACCCGTTGTTCTGGTCGGCCCTCTCCATGGCGGTCCAGGCGCACACGATGAGTTCCGCAGGTCGGAATGGGAAATAGTGCAAGTCCTGATGCATGGGGTGGAGGAAAGTCTGTTTATCTGCAACACAGGTTCAAAACCTTCAACCTCAttatggaatcacagaatcatagaatcattttggttggaaaagaccttcaagatcattgagtccaacggTTAACCCAACATTGTCACTAAGcaatgtccctaagaacctcatctacgtggcttttagacacctccagggatggtgactccaccacttccctgggcagcctgttccaatgcctgacaaccatttccaggaagaaatttttcctaatatccaatttaaacctcccctggcacaacttgagggcatttcctcttgtcctatcgcttgttacttaggaaaagagaccaacactctccatggtgcaacctcctttcaagtagttgtagagagtgacaTGGTTTTGTGAACTTTAACCAGCATGATGTTGCACAAATCTTTCCCAGTACAAAGGGTTTCGAACAGTTGTGCTGTCTGAAGTCACCTGATCTCCCACTGTGTTACAAGCAGAATCAACCCTGTCTGTGCTGCACCCGACATGTTTATTTAGccttctttaaaacaacaacaagatcTCTATTTATGGACTGCAGCCTCCACAGACAGCCTACCCAGCACTCTATTAGCATTCGTTCTAGAGTCTTTTTTCCATGAAgtctaaacaaaaataaatatatctgaAGGTCTTTTTGTTACTTCTTTTACCACTATGGAAATGGAAACATATCATCCACATCAAAACAGCCTTATgtgtattatttatatatttattttgccaGTGAGCTTGCTTCTCAAATAAATACAGTTAGGATGTTTCCACTTCCCTCACTTGCCATATTATTTATACTTTGGGCAGCTTCAAGAACTCCCCTGAGATCTGTACCTCTCCTAAAGTGCTCCTCAAAGACCTTGAATGGAGATATAGAGCAAATATAGAGCAGCTTCCCATTTCTTGTCTGttattggtttgttttcacttaaaaaaaaaaaaaatatatatatatatatatggtctCCTGTTGAATTTCCAAACCAAAATGACACAGCTTTCTGGGGAGTATTTAAGATGACAAGCGGAGATGACTTGAATCAACTCAGTACTTTAATAACTCAATGTACTACGTATTTGCCCAGAAGCTGCACAGCTAAGAATAAGAAACGTACCTCAGGTCTCAACTTTGCTAAACCAAAACAGCTCATGCAGAGTCAAAGTTACTTTGAAAAACTGTAATATGGTCAGTCctgttctcttcctctctccctgcctGTCACCCTTCTATAAATTAATATCACAacttccagcagctggagccaAAGCCAGTCTTCAAATTCCTTCTTTTGGCACCTATTCGAGTATCTTCATATCAAAGTGCTGACGGTATAAAAAACTAACAGTGACATCACGAGTATATCAACTCCAAACAGAGGATGACCTCTGTATTTATTGCCTTTTGCCAAGGTCCACGGAAGCACACCTTTGCAACACATTTGAAAAGTCAACCTTGGAAAGGGTATCATGTTTTAAACCCTGTACCTTTAAGCAAGAGCATCTGGCTGAACAGGGAGCTCGCTTGCTCCCTTTGGACATGTCACTGGTGCAGCCAAGACAACCACCATCTTTAGCCAACAAACATCCACTGAACATCGAAAGACAAGATATCTTATTGCACCAAGCCaaggttaaaagaaaacaaactattaCCAAATTTGCCTCATAAATTTTCAAagttatttggttttaatttgtttccttttttttcaaacagcttTCCTAAAACACTGAGTTCAATTTTGGCTGGATAGACAGCATACACACCtcaatttctctgttttcctctcatCCACATTTTCCTTACCAGAATCTGGAAGTTTATTTATCAGCATGGTGTGCATTGCCATGATGTTTGGCCCTGTGAAGCACTCCACATATTTGAGGACCTATGGGGAagaaaacattagaaaaaaaaaattagaaacatGAAAGACAAGAGGAAAGATTGCTGAGGAAGCACTGGGACATGGATGTTTGTCTGAGGACTAGGGTACAGGAGGAGGAGGTCGGGATGGAGGGATGCAGGACAGGAGGCAGGGTCCAGCATGATGTTTGGAAGCCAAGATGGAAGATGGTGTAGGAAGCTGCTGGGTGGGGTTGAAAAGATGGGGAGGGTCATAATTCCACAAAGCTATTGTGGTGTCTGCCACTACACGAATATGGGCTAcaaagctggagctgctgacaGAGCAGATGCTTTGCCCAGATAAAAGACTTTCAGAACATGTTGCTGATCTGTCCTACCAGCCTGGCACGGTTTGGGTTGGTCACATTCCTGACTGGCTCCGCATCACAGGAGCACAGCTTTAAGTCTTCTGCCCTGACCACAATCCATCCTGTGTTCATGCAGAAAAGATGGCTTGTTATTCCTTCCTCACATATGTACTTATGGGACTGACACACAGGGGCTTTAAGGGATAAAGGATGTAGTTTTAGCAGAACCAAAGCAAGCTTCTTCACATAGGCATTAAAACATAGATACATGCATACAGGCCCTTCCACCACCATCCCCATTTTTACTGGTTTGGGGGCTTAGGcgttgtttggttgtttggttggttggttttttaccTCTGGCAGAGTACAGTATCTGAACAACTCTTCATCTTCCTGGAAGTCCTGCACTTTATTAATTACTTTCTCAGACTGACCATACTGGGATCTCAGGGACTCATCTTTCATAGTCATAGCTCCTGGTGGATTCACCTCTTTTTTACAGATCCTGATGAACTCCTTCCTGCAAAGCAGAGGGAACATCCATGCTGGGAGAGTCCAGCTTCATCCAGCTTCCCAGAGCTCCCTTGAGATGCTGCTGCACTCAGGACCCCTCAGCACCTTAGGCAAGTGCCCTGTACCTGAAGCGCTCAATGTCTTCGTCAGAAACAAGCTTCTTAATGAGCAGATACCCGTTGTCTTCATAGAACTGCCTTTGCTCTGTGGTAAGGACATTGTTGTCCAGGGTATAGCTGAGacacagagaagcagcatgttagtagaatcacagaatcatagaatagtttgggttggaaaggaccttcaaagctcacccagtgccacccctgccatgagcagggacatcttcacccagctcaggttgctcagagccccgtccagcctggcctgggatgtctccagggatggggcatccaccacctctctgggcaacctgggacagggtctcaccaccctcagtgtaaaaaatttcttcttcatgtccagcctgatTGTCCCCTAGGGGAGGTCTGGGCAGAACAACAGAAACAGCGTTGATGAGAcctggcagggaggtggtgacATGGGgcatcagcagctgctggggagcatTGGTGAGAAACACTCCCCACTTGCATGTCCACCTCGGCTCTGCAGACGTGCAGCACCGCAcgccccagcagagctggcacggTGTGTCCATGGCTGTGCAGCATCTCTGCCCACAGCCACCCACTACTTCTGCAACAGAATTCAAAGTATCCCACTTGTGCCCCACTTTCAAAGCAGGAAAGCTGGGATTGGTCCTCCGCAGCTTTACTCTCAACAGAGATAGGGAAGCACATGGGAATAGTTCCTGCAGTCAGATTATGCACtcagacattttcaaaatgcacatATAAGCTTTTTTTATTGAACTATAGTTAAGCAAAGGAGAATATACTCTTGCAAAATGAAAGGCTACACAATGTCTGGTGATCAACAAGCGTTCTAGGGTAGAAAAAAgaactgagctctgcagagtattttttttaatctctacaAAAGAAGATCGAGCTTACCGAAACCTTCCTGGCTGAGGGACAGCACTGACTTGGGCTGAAGTAGGAATGCTTGTCTAGAATGGAAATTAAGGAATATGCACTCAAGCACAATAGAACAGAAGAACATCTATACACATGCATCCTGAATCCTATAATGCCGTTAATCTTAAAGATAAGTGCTGTGCTGGACATCCAACtcatatttttctgtacttctaaaaaaaatctttcctacTTTCAGAGTAGCACATCTGGCAGAGAAGTATAAAATAACAGCACAGTACAGCCTTGTCCAAGCATATAGTAAAGTCAGTACAAAATGCCTGAGACTCCCGAGTAGTCCATGGGCCTCGATTAATCTCCCAGAACTTCAAGACACTCAGTGAAGATGTTCACTTGCCcaatttccttctctgtgctCCAGACCTACCCAAAACCTGGGTTGCCTCCCAGAGGtgcttctccatctctctcctcCTAGCATCATTCATTTTGGTGAAGACATAGAGTATTTTAacttttctcttcccctcaCACACATGCTTTTAAGAAGAACGTATTCACAAACACATTAGCCAACTGAGCGGGCAATATAATACCTGGGAGCACTCAGAAGCAAGCAAACACTTTTGGAGAGACCAAAGCAAAGGCACAGAAAGGTGCGAAGATCTCCAGAAGCTTTTCCAAAGCATCTCCCTGCCAAGTCTCAAGGCATGGTGCAAACTCCTGCATATCTAAGACAAGCACAAGAAACCTGTGTAGCTCTGTTAGAAACCATCTCACAGACACCTGGTGGGATGGTCCTGCAGCATCAGGGTTTGACCTAGGGAAGCCAAACACTCAAATCACTCAAGAGGTGCAGTTGAtttctgaatctcccctctttgcCTGCATTTTGAGGAAACCTTCACTTCTACAGTTGgtgtgctgttttcttttccagtgtgCCACACCAGGCAGCACCTGAGCTGAATTCACAGCTGTAGGAATGGAGGTCTCCACAGGCACTTATCAGTGTGACTTcttctcagctgctctcctgtaAGGAGATAACTGCAGGTGTTACTGAAGCAGCACTCCCCTCTGGCTCCTACACCAAGCTACAAAGAAAAACCTGCCACATTtcaccttcctctccttcctgagGCCACATGAGAAGACGTTGAAGGCAGAGTTTCCCCACCATTATGCAGAAATAACTCATCTTCCAATATACCAATACAACCAATATATGAATATCTCTAATATACCAATACAACCAATACACAAATATCTCTAATATACTAATCCCTAACTCCAGGAGGAAACTAGGTACGTACAAGATGTTATTAAGCTTTCTGTTACACAGGTTAATTTTAAATAGAGAGGATCAGGATGCTCTCTCATCCAGgtgggaaggttttgggggctGGCGCGAACTGGCAGTAGGCAGCTGACCCTGCTGCAGGGCtcacaaagcagagaaatgtgGGTGCACACAGCTGCACCCCAGCAGGGCAGCGCAGAGACCCCGCGG from Caloenas nicobarica isolate bCalNic1 chromosome 1, bCalNic1.hap1, whole genome shotgun sequence includes the following:
- the PHYH gene encoding phytanoyl-CoA dioxygenase, peroxisomal; its protein translation is MPTGPCSSPAVFVGPGWGPSAPASPGTMWQLVKRSRLATRLDTILRHLSPPLGAAPAPTSIPTSAQVSAVPQPGRFRYTLDNNVLTTEQRQFYEDNGYLLIKKLVSDEDIERFRKEFIRICKKEVNPPGAMTMKDESLRSQYGQSEKVINKVQDFQEDEELFRYCTLPEVLKYVECFTGPNIMAMHTMLINKLPDSDKQTFLHPMHQDLHYFPFRPAELIVCAWTAMERADQNNGCLIVQPGTHKEPLKPHGYPEWEGKTNKLFHGLLDEDEKSPRVHVVMEKGDTVFFHPLLIHGSGINKTSGFRKSISCHFASSECYYIDVKNTTQEHVEKELVDMLQKKYNMPPMELRDIWHFRARLVQGERINL